Genomic segment of Hydra vulgaris chromosome 11, alternate assembly HydraT2T_AEP:
TGGTAATATGTGGTGTGCTGTGGTGGCGATGGTGATTTTATTTGATGTGCTCAATTTCATTTGGTCCATGGTGATTGAGTCTAGTGCTACTTTGCTTTTCTGTGGTTTTTGCAATAGTTTGGCAGTTATTGGATTTAGTGtgagctttttttttgtagattttttaatttgtttggaAGCTATTTGATATAGTGTGTGCTTTTGATTTCTTGGTGTAATTTCTAGAGCACGTCTATATGGGGAGCTTGTAAGATCAGCCGCCTGAGTTGTTCGTgatcttctttttttgttttttacttcaAGTGAAACCACTGGCAAAAGAGACAAAGTTGAAACTgaaacattacattttttttttttcacttgattTATCTGTAGATAGTTTTGTCATCCCATCTATACTTTCAGATGACTGAAGATTGTTTGAAGGACCAACATCAGTAAATGAAGAGGGTGTAAAATCAGAATCAGTGAATACATTTATGTCCAAAGACCACAACCCACTAGCCTGAAATCCTTTCATAGCAATTCTCAATGATGCTGCCTGACTATATGCGTCACCAAATAATTCTGCAACTTGCCAAGTTGTTACTGGTTGTGATATATGTGACCGCATCCATTTTCGCATAGCTTCATCATAGTATGTACCAAGTGGTCCAAAGAACGCAACGTCTAATGGTTGCAGTCTGTGTGTAGTATGGGGAGGTAGTGATACCATACGCACTCCAGTATTTCGTGCTAGATATATCGCTgccaaattttttgaatgtgtAACATGACCATCAAGTATCAACAAAACTTTTGATTGTATTAAAGGTTTAACAACTTTAATGAAATGATTGAGCCAATCTAAAAAACCTTCATTTGACATCCATCCTTTCTCTTGAGTACTAAATACAGTTCCTGGAGGTGCACCATTTGTTATTTCTGGCTTCATTCTTTTGcgtttatatattaacattggTGGAACATAAAATCCTGCTGCAGATACACAAACTACAGCTGTTACTGAATTTCCTCGTTCACTACTAGTCATAATTCCAACTCGTTTTTTGCCCCTTgcactaataatttttatctgaCCATCTTGTACTGTTGATAAACTAGTTTCATCCATATTATAAAGTCTGTCTGGAGTTAACTTTTCTTCCATGTATAACtttgaaagtaaattaaagaaagattGCACTCGCTCTTTATTAAAACCTTGTGCACGTGCAATTGATGTTGATTCAGGCCCATGAAGCGACAGTTGTGGGTGCCTTTGCATAAATGCATAATACCACTTTTTTCCTGCCATTcgtgtttgtttgttaaaattatgtGTGATGTTGTTAGCTTCCGCAATATCAAATGCTAGACGACGAAGATCATCAATCCTTAATCCAAAGTACATCGATTCTAATAATAAACAGTGATCAGCTAGTTCTGTTTCAATTTCATTAGGTAAGGTGGTAAGTCGACCATGAAATTTCACATTTGCAACagcaactttgtttttttcatttatatgcCTTGACAAAGTTGCTTTTGGAATACGAAATTCATAAGTGGTTTCAATTAAGCTGATTTCTCCTTGTTTTATTGCTTCAATAGcctttttcaagttttctacTTTCCATTTTCCATATTTTTGTGGTGTTTGcatctaaaataaaagcaaattacTATGAAGATACATAAGGAGagttttataatcttattacaggcttattttttcatatatttatttgttattcatATATGATTAAGTTAATTATATACTCAttatataatcattatttttcttcatttttgtttagttaatcattaactatataaatcaaaatctatataaactatataaagtttgcaactttatatattaacttcTATATACAGTAAAAAACTTATGCTGGGTATATACTTTATGTTGTCTTACAAGTTTATCCGTTAAATagaaatgtataacttttgtaaaacttttacattttattttttactaaaagataaaatgatttgttaattaaagtatACGATGTTTACAATCAACTTTATATCCTTAGACTATGACTAGACTTTagactatgaaaaaaattttgtaaaaatcatttcatACTTTAAAGCAAGACTAAATACCAATTccaaaaaagcaacaaatgTCTAACAATAATACTACGTCTATAAAAGAAATTcgctttaaaaaatattatacagtCGGACTAATGAAATTTTCTGATAATTCGGACGTCAAGTAGCGTGTTATGAGATGACATCGTTTCAATTACGGCAACTTTTGAAGTTCCATTCTGGGCAACATAGGACCATGGTGTTGtagcaaaatatttacatacaagtaacaacttacgatatAAGCTCTTAATATCACATAGACTTGAAAcccttaaaatttaaaatttaaaaaaaattatcatcaaaCTCAATATCGTTTAGCTTCTGTAATCGTTTAAATGCAACGATAAAATTAGAtcgcaaaaatttttttctttaaaaaaaagtaattttattcgCATACGTGCAGTTTTTAAGGTTAAAGACtagaagtttcaaaaaataaagaaaattattttctttacaagaaaaaatattcatgaAAGTAGAATAAGTTCCAGTTTCTAAATAAAGCtaagtgttccaattaaggaGCTGTTCCAATTTCGGCAACTCTCCCCTATACCTTGTTTTaggcattttataaaaaaatgatatttttttatttatatatatttttgcttattacaaaaaacaacatggtgtttttatataaaacaactaatattcttttagtaaaaaaaaaaaattggaatacattaaaataaacaaagcgATTTACCCATTAGAAAAAGACGAGAGTGGTgtctttacaaaattgtttattgtaaaaaatggaaaaaaaataccCATAGCTCATGTCAAACTATACAATGCTGCGTTAAATACCAATACCAATAGCTCGTG
This window contains:
- the LOC136087149 gene encoding uncharacterized protein LOC136087149: MESKNKPLQQFQTPTTVAVVQPYKPDPPIDNGGTHDSHGNRIRYFEVVSSLCDIKSLYRKLLLVCKYFATTPWSYVAQNGTSKVAMQTPQKYGKWKVENLKKAIEAIKQGEISLIETTYEFRIPKATLSRHINEKNKVAVANVKFHGRLTTLPNEIETELADHCLLLESMYFGLRIDDLRRLAFDIAEANNITHNFNKQTRMAGKKWYYAFMQRHPQLSLHGPESTSIARAQGFNKERVQSFFNLLSKLYMEEKLTPDRLYNMDETSLSTVQDGQIKIISARGKKRVGIMTSSERGNSVTAVVCVSAAGFYVPPMLIYKRKRMKPEITNGAPPGTVFSTQEKGWMSNEGFLDWLNHFIKVVKPLIQSKVLLILDGHVTHSKNLAAIYLARNTGVRMVSLPPHTTHRLQPLDVAFFGPLGTYYDEAMRKWMRSHISQPVTTWQVAELFGDAYSQAASLRIAMKGFQASGLWSLDINVFTDSDFTPSSFTDVGPSNNLQSSEISTLSLLPVVSLEVKNKKRRSRTTQAADLTSSPYRRALEITPRNQKHTLYQIASKQIKKSTKKKLTLNPITAKLLQKPQKSKVALDSITMDQMKLSTSNKITIATTAHHILPPPSQVQKLQEKKTYELRKKD